The Streptomyces luteogriseus genome includes a window with the following:
- a CDS encoding flavin reductase family protein, whose amino-acid sequence MGQAGMAEAAVRYLRSVRTAAPEPVEPLPRPELRCVGADERAPLDAREFRRVLGNFATGVAVITAPPAAGGGSPAGFACQSFTSLSLDPPLVAFMVGRSSTTWPRIARAGLFCVNVLAEGQDELCRAFAVSGADKFAGVAYDAAPVSGAPRLTGAVAWIDCAIHAVHTGGDHLIVVGRVNALGAEDTDGPLLFHRGRFARLAPS is encoded by the coding sequence ATGGGACAAGCAGGGATGGCGGAAGCCGCCGTCCGCTACCTCAGGTCGGTCCGCACAGCCGCCCCGGAGCCCGTCGAACCGCTGCCGCGCCCCGAGTTGAGGTGCGTCGGCGCCGACGAACGGGCTCCGCTGGACGCCCGGGAGTTCCGCAGGGTGCTGGGGAACTTCGCCACGGGCGTGGCCGTGATCACGGCACCCCCGGCCGCCGGCGGCGGCTCCCCCGCCGGCTTCGCCTGCCAGTCCTTCACCTCCCTCTCCCTCGACCCGCCGCTGGTCGCCTTCATGGTGGGCCGTTCGTCGACGACCTGGCCGCGGATCGCCCGCGCCGGGCTGTTCTGCGTGAACGTGCTGGCCGAGGGCCAGGACGAGTTGTGCCGGGCCTTCGCGGTGAGCGGCGCGGACAAGTTCGCGGGCGTGGCGTACGACGCGGCGCCGGTGTCGGGCGCGCCGCGTCTGACGGGAGCCGTGGCGTGGATCGACTGCGCGATCCACGCCGTGCACACCGGCGGCGACCACCTCATCGTGGTGGGCCGGGTGAACGCCCTCGGCGCAGAAGACACCGACGGCCCGCTGCTCTTCCACCGGGGGCGTTTCGCCCGGCTGGCGCCCTCGTAG
- a CDS encoding enoyl-CoA hydratase/isomerase family protein produces the protein MTRMAVLHSTGDHILSVTLNRPESLNALTPGQREDIIGLLSEASAASEVRAVVITGTGRGFCAGADLRAAGAPGERLAGDVARTLRTGAQRLIAAVLDCEKPVIAAVNGTAAGLGAHLAFACDLVLAAESARFTEVFVRRGLVPDGGGAYLLPRLVGPQRAKELMFFGDTLTAADAERLGLVNRVVRDEELEKTARAWAERLASGPTRALALTKQLVNASLDSDRAAAFAAEAAAQEINMTTADAREGVRSFVERRSPEFRGH, from the coding sequence ATGACGCGGATGGCGGTACTGCACTCGACCGGCGACCACATCCTGTCCGTCACCCTCAACCGGCCCGAGAGCCTCAACGCCCTGACACCCGGGCAGCGCGAGGACATCATCGGGCTGCTGTCGGAGGCGTCCGCGGCTTCGGAGGTGCGGGCCGTGGTGATCACGGGAACGGGCCGCGGCTTCTGCGCCGGGGCGGACCTCCGGGCGGCCGGCGCTCCCGGCGAACGCCTCGCGGGCGACGTCGCCCGCACCCTGCGCACCGGCGCCCAGCGTCTGATCGCCGCCGTGCTCGACTGCGAGAAACCGGTGATCGCGGCCGTGAACGGCACGGCGGCCGGCCTCGGCGCGCACCTGGCGTTCGCCTGCGATCTGGTCCTCGCGGCCGAATCCGCGCGCTTCACCGAGGTGTTCGTACGGCGCGGACTGGTCCCCGACGGCGGTGGCGCCTATCTCCTGCCGCGCCTGGTCGGCCCGCAGCGCGCGAAGGAGCTGATGTTCTTCGGCGACACGCTCACCGCCGCGGACGCCGAACGCCTCGGGCTCGTCAACCGGGTCGTAAGGGACGAGGAACTGGAGAAGACGGCGCGTGCCTGGGCCGAGCGTCTCGCCTCCGGCCCGACCCGCGCCCTCGCCCTGACCAAGCAGCTCGTCAACGCCTCCCTCGACAGCGACCGCGCCGCCGCCTTCGCCGCCGAGGCCGCCGCACAGGAGATCAACATGACGACGGCGGACGCGCGGGAGGGTGTACGGAGCTTCGTGGAACGGCGGAGCCCGGAGTTCAGAGGACACTGA
- a CDS encoding acetate--CoA ligase family protein yields the protein MLGSTHGTLTTDSRRTRAIACGERSGPAVHGRPAQAGDLDVSGRPLHAGVPDLDRFFRPRSVAVVGASDAEGRPNTGITRQLIDWAERVGATLYPVHPGRPSVFGIPCSPSVAGLPEQVDLAVVLVGDPLPVIEELAEAKARFAVVFASGFAETGPEGEAAQRRLAAAVERSGLRLLGPNTNLNAFERFRDDLQGPAIALITQSGHQGRPVFALQELGIRLSHWAPTGNEADLESADFLSYFAEQPEVGAIACYLEGLKDGRSFLLAADRAARLGVPVVAVKVGRTEAGARTAASHTGKLTGADAVVDAALRQYGVIRVDGLDELQDTAALLARARPPRADGVVVYSISGGTGAHVADLATGAGLSLPVLCEAKQAELHQWIPEYLSVANPVDNGGHPVGDERGRKIIDAILDDPAVGVLICPVTGPFPPLSDRLVRDLVDAAEQTDKLVCVVWGSPVGTEPAYREVLLGSSRVATFRTVGNCLTAVRAHLAHHRFAASYRSPFDEAPRTPSPSYRKAQALMQPGRQLSEHAAKQLLRAYGIRVPREQLVTSAAAAVRAAGLVGYPVVMKASGARIAHKTELGLVKIGLTSASQVRDAYRELTDIARYEDIALDGVLVCQMVEQGVEMVVGVAHDDLFGPTVTVGLGGVLVEVLRDTAVAVPPFGEEQARDMLAGLRGRALLDGVRGRPAADLDALVEVVLRVQRMALELGDQLAELDINPLVVLPHGQGAVALDALAVCR from the coding sequence ATGCTTGGATCGACCCACGGCACCCTCACCACCGACTCCCGCCGGACCCGGGCCATCGCCTGTGGCGAGCGGTCCGGGCCCGCCGTGCACGGCAGGCCGGCCCAGGCGGGCGACCTGGACGTCAGCGGCCGGCCGCTGCACGCCGGCGTCCCCGATCTGGACCGCTTCTTCCGCCCCCGGTCCGTCGCCGTGGTCGGCGCCTCGGACGCCGAGGGGCGCCCGAACACCGGGATCACACGACAACTGATCGACTGGGCCGAGCGGGTCGGCGCCACGCTGTACCCGGTCCATCCCGGCCGGCCGTCCGTGTTCGGCATCCCCTGCTCCCCTTCCGTCGCCGGCCTGCCCGAACAGGTCGACCTGGCCGTGGTGCTGGTCGGTGACCCCCTCCCGGTGATCGAGGAACTGGCCGAGGCCAAGGCGCGGTTCGCGGTCGTCTTCGCCTCCGGGTTCGCGGAGACCGGGCCGGAGGGCGAGGCCGCCCAGCGACGGCTGGCCGCCGCCGTGGAGCGGTCCGGGCTGCGGCTGCTGGGACCCAACACCAACCTGAACGCCTTCGAACGGTTCCGCGACGACCTTCAGGGGCCGGCGATCGCGTTGATCACCCAGTCCGGCCACCAGGGCCGCCCCGTCTTCGCCCTGCAGGAACTCGGCATCCGCCTCTCCCACTGGGCCCCCACCGGCAACGAGGCCGACCTGGAGAGCGCCGACTTCCTCTCCTACTTCGCCGAGCAACCCGAGGTCGGCGCCATCGCCTGCTACCTGGAAGGCCTGAAGGACGGCCGTTCCTTCCTGCTCGCCGCCGACCGGGCCGCCCGGCTCGGTGTGCCGGTCGTCGCCGTCAAGGTGGGCCGCACCGAGGCCGGGGCCCGCACGGCCGCCTCCCACACCGGCAAACTGACCGGCGCGGACGCCGTGGTGGACGCGGCGCTGCGCCAGTACGGCGTGATCCGGGTCGACGGGCTCGACGAACTCCAGGACACGGCAGCCCTCCTGGCCCGGGCCCGTCCGCCGCGCGCCGACGGGGTCGTCGTCTACTCCATCTCCGGCGGCACGGGCGCACACGTCGCCGACCTGGCGACCGGGGCGGGCCTGAGCCTGCCGGTCCTGTGCGAGGCCAAGCAGGCCGAGCTGCACCAGTGGATCCCCGAGTACCTGAGCGTCGCGAACCCGGTCGACAACGGCGGGCATCCGGTCGGGGACGAACGCGGCCGGAAGATCATCGACGCGATCCTCGACGACCCCGCGGTGGGCGTGCTGATCTGCCCGGTCACCGGGCCGTTCCCCCCGCTCAGCGACCGGCTCGTACGGGACCTGGTGGACGCGGCCGAGCAGACCGACAAACTCGTCTGCGTGGTGTGGGGTTCACCGGTCGGCACCGAACCCGCCTACCGCGAGGTCCTGCTCGGCTCCTCCCGCGTGGCCACCTTCCGCACGGTCGGCAACTGCCTCACCGCCGTCCGCGCCCACCTCGCCCACCACCGCTTCGCTGCCTCCTACCGCTCCCCCTTCGACGAGGCCCCGCGCACCCCCTCGCCGTCGTACCGCAAGGCGCAGGCCCTGATGCAGCCCGGCCGGCAGCTCAGCGAGCACGCGGCGAAGCAACTGCTGCGGGCGTACGGCATCCGCGTACCGCGCGAGCAACTGGTGACCAGTGCGGCGGCGGCCGTCCGCGCGGCCGGGCTGGTGGGCTACCCGGTGGTGATGAAGGCCTCCGGCGCCCGGATCGCCCACAAGACCGAGCTGGGCCTGGTGAAGATCGGGCTGACCTCGGCCAGCCAGGTCCGCGACGCCTACCGCGAGCTGACCGACATCGCCCGCTACGAGGACATCGCCCTGGACGGCGTCCTGGTCTGCCAGATGGTGGAGCAGGGCGTGGAGATGGTCGTCGGTGTCGCCCACGACGACCTGTTCGGCCCGACCGTGACCGTCGGGCTCGGCGGCGTGCTCGTCGAGGTGCTGCGCGACACGGCCGTGGCGGTGCCGCCCTTCGGGGAGGAGCAGGCACGGGACATGCTCGCCGGGCTGCGCGGGCGGGCCCTGCTCGACGGGGTCCGGGGGCGGCCGGCCGCGGATCTGGACGCGCTGGTCGAGGTCGTCCTGCGCGTGCAGCGCATGGCCCTGGAACTCGGGGACCAGCTCGCGGAGCTGGACATCAACCCGCTGGTGGTCCTGCCGCACGGGCAGGGTGCCGTGGCGCTGGACGCGCTGGCGGTGTGCCGCTGA
- a CDS encoding flavin-containing monooxygenase, translating to MADSTPPTHASAQPPPDRPVYVIGGGPGGLSAAYALRARGIRAVVLEKSDRVGASWRRHYDRLHLHTTRRLSALPGLPMPRRFGRWVSRDNVVRYLEKYAEHHRLEIVTGVEVSRIERTPDGTGWLLRATGGRELTGAAVVVATGYNHTPRLPDWPGRDGFTGELLHAGEYRSGKPYADRDVLVVGVGNTGAEIAVDLVESGASRVRLAVRTVPHIVRRSTAGWAAQYSGVLVRRLPVGLVDRISRAQARVAVPDLSAHGLPRPDTGLYTRVRQGAIPVQDVGLIDAVRQGTVEIVAALDGFEDGGKVVLADGTRISPDVVIAATGYVRALEDLVGHLDVLDDHGRPVAHGPRPPKTAPGLYFTGFTNPISGNLREMALDAMKIAKAVAKSGTGTVSRLPG from the coding sequence ATGGCCGACTCCACACCCCCCACACACGCCTCCGCACAGCCCCCACCCGACCGCCCCGTCTACGTCATCGGCGGTGGCCCCGGCGGGCTCTCCGCGGCGTACGCGCTGCGCGCCCGGGGCATACGGGCCGTCGTCCTGGAGAAGTCCGACCGCGTCGGGGCCTCCTGGCGCCGCCACTACGACCGGCTGCACCTGCACACCACCCGGCGCCTCTCGGCCCTGCCCGGGCTGCCGATGCCGCGCCGGTTCGGGCGGTGGGTGTCCCGGGACAACGTGGTGCGGTACCTGGAGAAGTACGCCGAGCACCACCGCCTGGAGATCGTCACCGGTGTCGAGGTGTCCCGCATCGAGCGCACCCCCGACGGCACGGGCTGGCTGCTGCGCGCCACCGGCGGCCGGGAACTGACCGGCGCGGCCGTGGTCGTCGCCACCGGCTACAACCACACCCCGCGCCTGCCGGACTGGCCCGGCCGCGACGGCTTCACCGGCGAGCTCCTGCACGCGGGCGAGTACCGCAGCGGCAAGCCCTACGCCGACCGGGACGTCCTCGTCGTCGGCGTCGGCAACACCGGTGCCGAGATCGCCGTCGACCTGGTGGAGAGCGGCGCCTCGCGGGTCCGGCTCGCCGTGCGCACCGTCCCCCACATCGTGCGCCGTTCGACCGCCGGCTGGGCCGCCCAGTACAGCGGTGTCCTGGTCCGTCGGCTGCCGGTCGGCCTGGTCGACCGGATCTCCCGGGCGCAGGCCAGGGTGGCCGTGCCCGACCTGTCGGCCCACGGGCTGCCGCGTCCCGACACCGGGCTGTACACGCGGGTGAGGCAGGGGGCCATCCCGGTACAGGACGTCGGCCTGATCGACGCCGTGCGCCAGGGCACGGTGGAGATCGTGGCGGCCCTGGACGGTTTCGAGGACGGCGGCAAGGTCGTCCTCGCCGACGGCACCCGGATCTCCCCGGACGTGGTGATCGCCGCCACGGGGTACGTCCGCGCCCTGGAGGACCTGGTCGGTCACCTCGACGTCCTGGACGACCACGGCAGGCCCGTCGCCCACGGCCCCCGCCCCCCGAAGACCGCCCCCGGCCTGTACTTCACCGGGTTCACCAACCCCATCAGCGGCAATCTCCGCGAGATGGCGCTCGACGCGATGAAGATCGCGAAGGCCGTGGCGAAGAGCGGCACGGGGACGGTCTCCCGCCTGCCGGGCTGA
- a CDS encoding DoxX family membrane protein, which translates to MDAIWLTGAEWLAVLRIGLGLWWLESWRHKDRKAWFERGTGIAWAVGIAAEHRWSAVRSGFEKAVAPHPRVLAYVVVYAELALGLGLITGFLTPIALVGGFLLNALYFTLMVHDVAEQGQNSMMALMSVVGLFGMSWQTWSLDSALGLFL; encoded by the coding sequence ATGGACGCGATCTGGCTCACCGGGGCGGAATGGCTGGCCGTGCTGCGGATCGGGCTCGGGCTGTGGTGGCTGGAGAGCTGGCGGCACAAGGACCGCAAGGCCTGGTTCGAGCGGGGAACCGGCATCGCGTGGGCGGTCGGCATAGCCGCCGAGCACCGCTGGAGCGCCGTCCGTTCGGGCTTCGAGAAGGCCGTCGCGCCGCACCCGCGCGTGCTGGCGTACGTCGTCGTCTACGCGGAACTGGCGCTCGGACTGGGCCTGATCACCGGCTTCCTCACGCCGATCGCCCTGGTCGGCGGCTTCCTCCTCAACGCCCTGTACTTCACGCTCATGGTGCACGACGTCGCCGAGCAGGGGCAGAACTCGATGATGGCGCTGATGTCGGTGGTCGGGCTGTTCGGGATGTCCTGGCAGACGTGGTCGCTGGACAGCGCGCTCGGACTGTTCCTGTGA
- a CDS encoding Zn-ribbon domain-containing OB-fold protein, giving the protein MTGRRFDLPEPDAFTRTYWDAAAEGRLLIRRCGACGRAHHYPREFCPHCWSEDVTWETASGRATLYTWSVVHRNDLPPFAERVPYVAAVVELAEGPRMMTEIVGEGEPPAPLAGEDPDLSGGAELAVAFRAGVPVFRRMPRG; this is encoded by the coding sequence GTGACCGGCCGCCGCTTCGACCTGCCCGAGCCCGACGCCTTCACGCGGACGTACTGGGACGCCGCCGCCGAGGGCCGGCTCCTGATCCGCCGCTGCGGGGCCTGCGGCCGGGCCCACCACTACCCGCGCGAGTTCTGCCCCCACTGCTGGAGCGAGGACGTGACGTGGGAGACGGCGAGCGGCCGCGCCACGCTCTACACCTGGTCCGTCGTCCACCGCAACGACCTGCCCCCCTTCGCGGAACGCGTCCCCTATGTCGCCGCCGTGGTCGAACTCGCCGAGGGGCCGCGGATGATGACGGAGATCGTGGGGGAGGGGGAGCCGCCGGCACCGCTCGCGGGCGAGGACCCGGACCTGTCGGGCGGGGCGGAACTGGCGGTGGCGTTCCGGGCAGGGGTGCCGGTGTTCCGGAGGATGCCGAGGGGCTGA
- a CDS encoding GNAT family N-acetyltransferase gives MAPIRDQSLTGPHPDLHGHGLRLRPWDAGSGADVDTWLRGLRDPEFRRWNTPLRLVTDRASARESLRARAQSALEGTSVSFRVADARSDAPLGHIGVNEIKYHLKVARVGYWVLPEARGQGVATRALLLAAHWALTELGMHRLELDHAVGHDASCRIAERCGFPYEGTLRGAIFQEGRHDAFRDAHLHARLATDPEPADP, from the coding sequence ATGGCCCCCATACGTGACCAGTCCCTCACCGGCCCCCACCCGGATCTCCACGGCCACGGTCTCCGTCTGCGCCCCTGGGACGCCGGATCCGGTGCCGACGTCGACACCTGGCTGCGGGGGCTGCGCGATCCGGAGTTCCGGCGCTGGAACACCCCGCTGCGGCTGGTCACGGACCGGGCGAGTGCGCGGGAGTCGCTGCGGGCGCGGGCGCAGAGCGCCCTGGAGGGGACGTCGGTGTCGTTCCGGGTCGCGGACGCCCGCAGCGACGCGCCGCTGGGGCACATCGGGGTCAACGAGATCAAGTACCACCTGAAGGTCGCCCGGGTCGGCTACTGGGTCCTGCCCGAGGCCCGCGGCCAGGGCGTCGCCACCCGGGCCCTGCTGCTCGCCGCCCACTGGGCGTTGACGGAACTCGGCATGCACCGGTTGGAGTTGGACCACGCGGTCGGTCACGACGCGTCCTGCCGGATCGCCGAGAGGTGCGGGTTCCCGTACGAGGGCACCCTGCGCGGTGCGATCTTCCAGGAGGGGCGGCACGACGCGTTCCGGGACGCCCATCTGCACGCCCGCCTGGCCACGGACCCGGAGCCGGCGGATCCGTGA
- a CDS encoding DUF4287 domain-containing protein, with product MTAPVKGPASYFPSIEKKYGRPIADWQELIRSSPLTRHMELVTWLKTEHGLGHGHANALVAHTLAENSGK from the coding sequence ATGACCGCACCCGTGAAGGGCCCCGCCTCCTACTTCCCCTCCATCGAGAAGAAGTACGGCCGACCGATCGCCGACTGGCAGGAGCTCATCCGCTCCTCGCCGCTGACCCGGCACATGGAGCTCGTCACCTGGCTCAAGACCGAACACGGCCTGGGCCACGGCCACGCCAACGCGCTGGTCGCGCACACGCTTGCCGAGAACAGCGGCAAGTGA
- a CDS encoding GNAT family N-acetyltransferase, translating to MDTGTGIDPETETETDTDADTGGWHLTHDLDDFLTRAGAFLRSRPALHTVPLTVTETLRTRGRCVYGDGAPEFGVLERAGEVRAAFFRTPPHWLNLTALTPEDADSLAARLAALGRRLPGVNAECDTAAAFAEAWQRHTGTPAVLRQRQRLYRLGTLTQPGPVPPGGPRIAVEADRELLLRWHDEFSVSVGLGSVRDSAEWVDARIAGGGITLWETADGTPVAMAGTGPRVAGQVRVAPVYTPPHLRGRGYAGAATTEVSRAALASGADEVLLFTDLDNPTSNGLYQRIGYRPVADFDVYDFT from the coding sequence ATGGACACCGGAACCGGAATTGACCCCGAAACCGAAACCGAAACCGATACCGACGCCGATACGGGCGGCTGGCACCTCACCCATGACCTCGACGACTTCCTGACCCGCGCCGGCGCGTTCCTCCGCTCCCGGCCGGCGCTGCACACCGTGCCGCTGACCGTCACGGAGACCCTGCGGACACGCGGCCGGTGCGTGTACGGCGACGGCGCACCGGAGTTCGGCGTGCTGGAACGGGCGGGAGAGGTCCGGGCGGCCTTCTTCCGCACCCCGCCGCACTGGCTGAACCTCACCGCCCTCACCCCCGAGGACGCCGACTCCCTCGCGGCGCGGCTGGCCGCCCTCGGCCGTCGTCTGCCCGGCGTGAACGCGGAGTGCGACACCGCGGCCGCCTTCGCCGAGGCCTGGCAGCGGCACACGGGCACTCCGGCGGTCCTCCGCCAGCGCCAGCGGCTCTACCGGCTCGGCACCCTGACCCAGCCGGGCCCCGTGCCGCCGGGCGGCCCCCGGATCGCCGTCGAGGCGGACCGCGAGCTTCTGCTGCGCTGGCACGACGAGTTCAGCGTGTCCGTCGGCCTGGGCAGCGTCCGCGACTCCGCAGAGTGGGTGGACGCCCGCATCGCCGGCGGCGGCATCACCCTGTGGGAGACCGCCGACGGCACACCCGTCGCCATGGCCGGCACCGGCCCCCGGGTCGCGGGGCAGGTCCGTGTCGCCCCGGTCTACACCCCGCCCCACCTCCGCGGCCGCGGCTACGCGGGCGCCGCGACGACCGAGGTCAGCCGCGCCGCCCTGGCCTCCGGCGCGGACGAGGTGCTCCTCTTCACCGACCTGGACAACCCGACCAGCAACGGCCTCTATCAGCGCATCGGCTACCGGCCGGTGGCGGACTTCGACGTGTACGACTTCACGTAG
- a CDS encoding pyridoxine/pyridoxamine 5'-phosphate oxidase, producing MATDLHELLRSLRVWDPKVTDLPSFEPATAPATPLPLFAEWFAAAVAAGQTEPHTMSLATSDESGLPDVRIVMLHGADADGWSFASHAGSRKGRHLAARPYAALGFYWPVLGRQVRVRGPVTAAPSGDAQGDLHARSTGALAAALTGRQSEVLPSLDDLARASQSAWERASREPEAPVPSWTLYRLRAEEVEFFQGDERRRHVRLRYRREEEQDGEEWSRELLWP from the coding sequence ATGGCAACCGATCTTCACGAGCTGCTGAGGTCACTGCGGGTCTGGGACCCGAAGGTCACGGACCTGCCCTCCTTCGAGCCGGCCACCGCCCCGGCCACTCCCCTGCCCCTGTTCGCCGAGTGGTTCGCGGCGGCGGTGGCGGCCGGGCAGACCGAGCCGCACACCATGTCGCTGGCGACCTCGGACGAGTCGGGCCTGCCCGACGTGCGGATCGTGATGCTGCACGGCGCGGACGCCGACGGCTGGTCCTTCGCGTCCCACGCCGGCAGCCGCAAGGGACGGCACCTCGCCGCCCGCCCGTATGCCGCGCTCGGCTTCTACTGGCCGGTGCTGGGCCGCCAGGTCCGGGTGCGCGGCCCGGTGACGGCGGCGCCGTCCGGGGATGCCCAGGGCGATCTGCACGCCCGCTCGACGGGCGCGCTGGCCGCGGCGCTGACCGGGCGGCAGAGCGAGGTCCTGCCGTCCTTGGACGACCTGGCCCGTGCCTCGCAGTCGGCGTGGGAACGGGCGTCACGGGAACCGGAGGCGCCGGTGCCGTCCTGGACGCTGTACCGGCTGCGGGCCGAGGAGGTCGAGTTCTTCCAGGGCGACGAGCGACGGCGGCACGTCCGGCTCCGCTACCGGCGGGAAGAGGAGCAGGACGGGGAGGAGTGGTCGCGCGAGCTGCTGTGGCCGTGA
- a CDS encoding thiolase C-terminal domain-containing protein, producing MVARRKVAVVGVALSDCGRVDDATPYALHAQAARRALADAGLDRSLVDGFASAGLGTLAPVEVAEYLGLRPTWVDSTSVGGSAWEVMAAHAADAIAAGHARAVLLVYGSTARADVRAGRRTGTLSFGARGPMQFEVPYGHTLIAKYAMAARRHMIEYGTTIEQLAEVAVQARANAALNPEAMFRTPISVDEVLSGPMIADPFTKLHCCVRSDGGAAVLLVAEEYVRDCRTSPVWVLGSGESVSHATMSEWPDFTVSPAAVSGRLAFERAGVRPAEIEVAEIYDAFTYMTLVTLEDLGFCGKGEGGAFVAKGRLRVEGGELPVNTDGGGLSAQHPGMRGLFLLVEAVRQLRGECGERQVRRGDGSPPRLAVASGTGGWFCSSGTVVLGAG from the coding sequence ATGGTGGCCCGGAGGAAAGTGGCCGTCGTCGGCGTGGCCCTCTCGGACTGCGGCCGTGTGGACGACGCGACCCCGTACGCGCTGCACGCCCAGGCGGCCCGCCGTGCCCTGGCGGACGCGGGCCTGGACCGGTCGCTGGTCGACGGCTTCGCCTCGGCGGGCCTCGGCACCCTGGCGCCCGTCGAGGTCGCCGAGTACCTGGGCCTGCGCCCCACCTGGGTCGACTCCACCTCCGTGGGCGGCTCGGCCTGGGAGGTCATGGCGGCTCACGCGGCGGACGCCATCGCCGCCGGGCACGCCCGCGCGGTCCTGCTCGTCTACGGCTCGACGGCCCGGGCGGACGTCAGGGCCGGCCGCCGCACCGGGACCCTGTCCTTCGGCGCCCGGGGGCCCATGCAGTTCGAGGTCCCGTACGGCCACACCCTGATCGCCAAGTACGCCATGGCGGCCCGCCGCCACATGATCGAGTACGGCACGACGATCGAGCAGCTGGCGGAGGTGGCGGTGCAGGCCCGGGCCAACGCGGCCCTCAACCCGGAGGCGATGTTCCGCACCCCGATCTCGGTCGACGAGGTGCTGTCCGGGCCCATGATCGCGGACCCCTTCACCAAGCTGCACTGCTGCGTCCGTTCCGACGGCGGGGCGGCGGTGCTGCTGGTGGCCGAGGAGTACGTACGGGACTGCCGGACGTCGCCGGTGTGGGTGCTGGGGAGCGGGGAGTCCGTGTCGCACGCGACGATGTCCGAATGGCCGGACTTCACGGTGTCGCCCGCGGCGGTGAGCGGGCGGCTGGCGTTCGAGCGAGCGGGGGTGCGGCCGGCGGAGATCGAGGTCGCCGAGATCTACGACGCGTTCACCTACATGACGCTGGTGACGCTGGAGGACCTCGGTTTCTGCGGGAAGGGCGAGGGCGGGGCGTTCGTGGCGAAGGGGCGGCTGCGGGTCGAGGGCGGTGAGCTGCCCGTGAACACCGACGGGGGCGGCCTGTCGGCCCAGCATCCCGGGATGCGGGGGCTGTTCCTGCTGGTGGAGGCGGTGCGGCAGCTGCGCGGGGAGTGCGGGGAACGGCAGGTGCGGCGGGGCGACGGCTCACCGCCACGACTGGCGGTGGCGTCGGGGACGGGGGGGTGGTTCTGCTCGTCGGGGACGGTGGTGCTGGGGGCGGGGTGA
- a CDS encoding acyl-CoA dehydrogenase family protein, which yields MDARFTDEQDEISRTLRELLGKRCGPDELRAAVDTPAGHDPALWTTLAEQLGLPGLALPETYGGVGCTATELALACEETGRTLAPTSLLATAVLAAPLLLDLGTDAQRAELLPRIASGALTATLAVPGPALATALALTGHDPRGEWAGGGRAGGVQARRAEGGWQLYGQADQVLDGHSAPLLVVAAHAGGFARSRVLLFLVRGDAAGLTRVRQTALDATRPQGRIQLRHAKAELLGDETVDTLPALARLGGTAAACLAAEAVGAAGRVLERTVEYVGQREQFGRPVGSFQAVKHRLADAYVQVQTARSAAYYAAWAAATEATATPSGGTAPEETAGGLALAQALEALRRAAAEGIQLHGGIGFTWEHEAHLYFKRAAGDELLFGPVHRLRAHAADAAHVFEEAGP from the coding sequence ATGGACGCCCGCTTCACCGACGAACAGGACGAGATCAGCCGCACCCTGCGCGAACTCCTCGGCAAGCGGTGCGGTCCGGACGAGCTGCGGGCCGCCGTCGACACCCCGGCCGGACACGACCCCGCCTTGTGGACCACCCTCGCCGAGCAACTCGGCCTGCCCGGACTGGCCCTCCCCGAGACCTACGGCGGTGTCGGCTGCACGGCGACCGAACTGGCCCTGGCCTGCGAGGAGACGGGCCGCACCCTCGCCCCGACCTCGCTGCTCGCCACCGCCGTCCTCGCCGCCCCGCTGCTGCTCGACCTCGGCACCGACGCCCAGCGCGCCGAGCTCCTGCCGCGCATCGCCTCCGGCGCACTCACCGCCACCCTCGCCGTACCGGGGCCCGCCCTCGCCACCGCCCTCGCGCTCACCGGCCACGACCCGCGCGGGGAGTGGGCCGGCGGGGGACGGGCCGGGGGCGTCCAGGCCCGGCGGGCCGAGGGCGGCTGGCAGCTGTACGGGCAGGCCGACCAGGTGCTCGACGGGCACAGCGCCCCACTGCTCGTGGTCGCCGCGCACGCCGGGGGGTTCGCCCGCTCCCGCGTCCTGCTCTTCCTGGTGCGCGGTGACGCCGCCGGGCTGACCCGCGTACGGCAGACCGCGCTGGACGCCACCCGCCCGCAGGGGCGGATCCAACTGCGTCATGCAAAAGCCGAGTTGCTGGGCGACGAGACCGTGGACACCCTCCCCGCCCTCGCCCGGCTCGGCGGCACCGCAGCCGCCTGCCTCGCAGCCGAGGCCGTGGGGGCGGCCGGCCGGGTGCTGGAGCGGACGGTCGAGTACGTGGGGCAGCGCGAGCAGTTCGGGCGGCCGGTCGGCTCCTTCCAGGCGGTCAAGCACCGGCTGGCCGACGCGTACGTCCAGGTCCAGACAGCCCGCTCGGCGGCGTACTACGCGGCCTGGGCGGCCGCCACCGAAGCCACCGCCACCCCGAGCGGCGGAACCGCCCCCGAGGAGACGGCCGGGGGTCTCGCCCTCGCCCAGGCGCTCGAAGCGCTGCGCCGCGCCGCCGCCGAGGGGATCCAGCTGCACGGCGGCATCGGCTTCACCTGGGAGCACGAGGCTCATCTGTACTTCAAGCGTGCCGCGGGCGACGAGCTGCTGTTCGGGCCGGTGCACCGGCTGCGGGCGCACGCGGCCGACGCGGCACACGTCTTCGAGGAGGCCGGCCCGTGA